The DNA sequence GGCACTGATGAAGCCCTGGATCAACGAATGTGCAATCTGGGAGCCATATAAAATGGTTTGCATATACAGGTCAGCTACTATTTCGGCCAGGTCTCGTGTGTAGTCTCCCAAGCAGCATGCCTCCCAGTCGATGACTGCCAGGGACGtgtttttctccttgtcaatGGACGATGGGTTTTGAATCAGGATGCTGTTTGGCGTCCGTTAGCATCGAACAATTGCTATATATCTGGTCGGCCAGAAACTCACTTTCTGGTTGAAAAGTCACCATGAACTATCGTGTCCTTCCGTCCAAACTCTCGTGAGTGCATCAGCGCCGCGTAGTGTCCTAGTTGCTCCGACTTGCACTGCGCTTGGATTGCCAGAAGCTTATTAATTCGGAAGTCTCTTAGATTTTTGTCGAAACCATTGCTGTTCTGTTCAACGGTGCTCCACAAATCTGTATCCACCTGGGTCTTCGACCAGGCGTGGAAGCGGGACAGCCAGCTCCCCAGGGCCTCACCCAGGGCCACGGCGGTCGATGCAATGATGCGCTCTCCAGCACCCACTGTCAGGAACTCATGCAGTGTGCCATTTTTGGAAAAGTCTTCGAAGATTTGCGTATGCTCGtcaggaagatattgatatagTTGGGGAACTTGGATCGTTATCTGCTTATGCTGCACTTGTTGAGATGGGGTACTCCCGAGTCCTCTGAGAATGGCCTGTTCCGTAAgctagaaaagaaagccacaTTAATTGTAACTCCGCTGTGGAATTTGGGTAATAGAATCTGTGAATGGAACGTACGCATCGAGTTAGGGATAACGTCAATTGCGGGGCTTTGCTGTCCTTCTCTTCGCTATGCTTGATGATTACAGTGCGCATCCCATTCTGCAGTGGTTTGATTAGGGATCCTCGGTATGTCGCATTCAAAAATCCCCCGTGTATTCGCTGGACCGAGGAGCAGGCATATACCGTGTGACGAAGCGATTCGAGAATGGCACGATCTGGATCAGGTTTTCGTTCTTCTACCACTTGGATGGCCGGGGCCTTGACAGCTTCTACAGTGTCTGCGGTGTGCATGGTGTCGTTATGCGTACGATTCTAGCTAGAATATTTTTCCAACAAGTAGTCTAGAGACAAATCATGGCCCCGCAGGGTTAATAAATACTGCGTAGGGCATGAGGTCACGCGATCCGACGGGTCTTCTGTATTTATCTCAATCGGGCGAGCCGTGTCGATCTTGTACAATAGTAGTCGCATCCACACTGTGGCACGGCAGGTTCAGAAAAAACCTCGCTTAGCGTTTAAGGTTCAAAGGCCTC is a window from the Aspergillus oryzae RIB40 DNA, chromosome 6 genome containing:
- a CDS encoding phosphotransferase family protein (predicted protein), whose product is MHTADTVEAVKAPAIQVVEERKPDPDRAILESLRHTVYACSSVQRIHGGFLNATYRGSLIKPLQNGMRTVIIKHSEEKDSKAPQLTLSLTRCLTEQAILRGLGSTPSQQVQHKQITIQVPQLYQYLPDEHTQIFEDFSKNGTLHEFLTVGAGERIIASTAVALGEALGSWLSRFHAWSKTQVDTDLWSTVEQNSNGFDKNLRDFRINKLLAIQAQCKSEQLGHYAALMHSREFGRKDTIVHGDFSTRNILIQNPSSIDKEKNTSLAVIDWEACCLGDYTRDLAEIVADLYMQTILYGSQIAHSLIQGFISAYPPLDEEAAYRTVAQIGENFFYWNT